The Anguilla rostrata isolate EN2019 chromosome 2, ASM1855537v3, whole genome shotgun sequence genome contains the following window.
TGGAAATTCATACCAAGTACAAATGTGCAAGGGTAGTGCAAGTAATGCGGCCAGCGTGATATTTGCCATTAAGCACATCAACAGCACTTGGGATGAAGGAGACATGGAACAGTTCAGTCCTCCAAACAGGTGCCCTGTAACGACAGCCTGAGGTCAGAAACTCAAACTCCCTCTGGAGTGGAGGGTCCTGGCAGACCAGTATAGCATTAGCCCTCCTAAGGACCTGCCTGTTCTAAATGTCCAAAAGCCTGGCCTGACTTCCCCCCTGAGATCCTACTGGCCACCTTAACGAGACCTCGAAGTCTGTTCCTATTGGACACATCTAGGTTTCCAAACCAAGCAGTAATACAAAAGGttaaaacagattaaataaaacTTCTGTCATCAGCTCAGTACAAACGTTAAAAGAGTTACATTTtctcaagaaaaaaagtctttgcTCGACCTTTTTAGAGGTAGTGTCAACATGGGATTCAAAGCACACATTGTTATCAAGAACAATACCCAAATATTTCTAGCTATCCACTAGGTCAATGTCAACACCTTTTAAAACGGTTTGCAGTTGACTTGGTGGTGACTTTCTGAAATCAATGTTCATGTCTTTCGTTTTTGACACATTTAGATGGAGGAaagatggactgcatttatatagcgcttttatccaaagtgctttacaattgatgcctctcattcgccagagcagttaagggttaggtgtcttgctcaaggacacttcgacacgcccagggcggggtttgaaccggcaaccctccgactgccagacaatcgatcttacctcctgagctatgtcgcccctataagAAAGGAAAGACTCATCACACCAAGCCACAAAGTCATCCACCACCGGCCCATGATCCTATTCCTCCCCTTCAAGAAGGCTAACAATAACGGAATCATCAGCAAACTTCAAGTGTCTGTTTTATACGTGCTGCGACACTCATCAGTGTACATGATGTaaagaaggggggagagacagcaaCCTTGAGGGGAACCGGTGGATGAGTAGAGCTGGTTGGAAAGAGCACCGttaactctcacacactgacctatCAGTTACAAAGCCCTTTATCCAAACAATCAGGTTAAGATCAAGTTTAAAATGGTATTGAATGCCGAagagaaatcaataaataagaGTCTGGCATGAGTCTTGGGGCCCTCCAAATGCTGGTACAGAACCAGCCTCATATTAATtgtttaacctcatattcattgttttctttcaaatccAACATACAAGAGTacatagccaaaacaacaaaaattgtcacTGTCCCAAAACTTTGTATTGTACCTTGATCAGAGAATGCACAGTCAGTCAATGAGGCCAAATCCACACACAGTGCAATTCAGACACaactttgaaaaataaagagCTAAACAAAGATTTTCAACTGCTACCACAGGGAGTGTCTGAAGTCTAATGATCCTCATAGctgacatacattttaaagccTCTACATTGGCAGTTCAAGGAAAGGGTCAGTACTGCGAAGTTAATTATCAGAATACAAGTCTGCTATACACATTACCACGTTGCCTTCTACAACATGTCCACTTTGCGCATGgtttatttcaaacaaattacACTGGTGTCAATGTAATCATCACAAAATATCACCCTTCAGTCTATAAGgaattgcattttacatttacagggaattaaaattacattaatttttttttttaaagcactcaCAACACTTgctgaaaaagggaaaatggaaTCCCAGTGTGTCGCAGTCATTGTGCTGTGATTTCAGATGTCCGTCCAAATTATGACCGGCAAGGAATATcacaagaaaaacatgaaattgcaCAATTACAAAAATTACAAACAATGCAAAATGGTTGTCACcatattttattcatcattCAACAagtaaatatacacaaaataagaatttttaaagcactgtctttaaaaaaaatgtgatgactGAGTCATCAGGTTGTTCTAAATTTGCTGGATATCTGGAACGCTTCCTGTACAAATTGCATCATATAAAGGACGCTATCATGAAACGCTTCCCACAATGAGTACGGCTGACAGGGTCTTCACCTGAAGGAGTTGTCTTTTGGTCatgaaaattagatttttttttttttttttttttttttaaacactgagtACATTTGAAAGACTTCTCACCTGCAATACAGTGGAACAGGTACAGTGGAtctatatttttgttctttaaggaaccCTTTTCAAAAATTTACACAAAGTAGAATAATGGTCAATTTGGGCCATAATAAGTAggttttacaaacaaaaaaggcacaaatgAATTATATATGACTGGCTAGGAATGCAATTTTATGTACCTAGAGGGCACCACCCTTGTTTCAGACAatttttcataactttttttctgagaataTGTATCAAGTTTAGATGGCAGTCATTTAAATGACTTACTCAAAAAGCACTTggaaaaaacacttcccacacaaAACATCTGTTGGGCTTTTCACACGTTAATATTAGTTACCTTTTGTataaaacacttcccacactgtaCATGTGTAGGGTTTTTCACCACCATGAAGCATCTACTGTAAATTCTTTAGAAAATACACCATCCCACACTAAGTACTCATGCAGGGCTTTTCACCAGTATGAATGCTCTGGTAGCAATTTAAATGGAATATTGTGGAAAAACATTTCCCACGCAGACAATCATGTTAGGGCTTTGCACCAGTATGATTCTTCTGATGGGTCTTTAAATTAGATATTTGGGAAAAGTACATCCCACAGTGAATACATTCGtaaggcttttcacctgtatgaattctcatgtgcgtttttaaatcaaatttttcattaaaacactTCCCgcactgagaacatttgtagggcttaACCCCtatatgaattctcaggtgtctACTTAAAGAAGATTTTGCAGTAAAACACTTCGgacactgtgtacacttgtacagattttcacctgaatgaattttcaagtgtatttttaaaccaaatttacTGCTAAAACGCTTCTCACAATGTGTACACCGGTTTAGCTTTTGACCTGTATGAATTCTGAGGTGGTCATTTAAATACGATTTGGTcttaaaacacttctcacagtTTGGACACTTGTAGGGTTTTTCatctgtatgaattctctggtggcaATTTAAATTAGCAATTCGGGGAAAACACTTGccacactgaatacatttgtatggcttttcacctgtatgaattctcaggtggtCATTTAAATACCATTTGGTcttaaaacacttctcacagtATGGACACTTGTAGGGTTTTTCATCTGTATGACTTCTCTGGTGGCAATTTAAATTAGCAATTCGGGGAAAACACTTGccacactgaatacatttgtatggcatttcacctgtatgaattctcaggtgatCATTTAAATACCATTTGGTCTTAAAACACTTCGCACATTTTGGACACTTGTAGGGTTTTTCATCTGTATGACTTCTCTGGTGGCAATTTAAATTAGCAATTCGGGGAAAACATTTGccacactgaatacatttgtatggcttttcacctgtatgaattttcAGGTGCTCATTTAAATACCATTTGGTcttaaaacacttctcacagtATGGACACTTGTAGGGTTTTTCatctgtatgaattctctggtggcaATTTAAATTAGCAACTCGGGAAAAACACTTGccacactgaatacatttgtatggcttttcacctgtatgaattctcaggtgtgcCTTCAAAGAAGATTTTGAagtaaaacacttctcacaatGTGTACAACGGTTTAGCTTTTGACCTGTATGAATTTTCAAGTGCttatttaaatcatatttttcacGAAAACACTTCCCgcactgagaacatttgtagggcttaACCCCtatatgaattctcaggtgtctACTTAAAGAAGATTTTGCAATAAAACACTTCTgacactgtgtacacttgtacagattttcacctgaatgaattctcaagtgtatttttaaaccaaatttagtattaaaacacttctcacaatGTGTACACCGGTATAGCTTTtgacctgtatgaattctcaggtgctGAATTAAATACCATTTGGTCTTAAAACACTTATCACAGTATGGACACttgtagggtttttcacctgtatgattTTTCTGGTGGCAATTTAAATTAGAAATTTGGGAAAAACACTTGccacactgaatacatttgtatggcttttcacctgtatgaattctcaggtgtgcCTTCAAAGAAGATTTTGAagtaaaacacttctcacaatGTGTACACCGGTTTAGCTTTtgacctgtatgaattctcaggtgttgATTTAAACCCCACTTGGCcttaaaacacttctcacagtATGGAcacttgtagggcttttcacctgcattaattctatttttttgaaaaaaattcaaaagacCTGGCATTTTCCTAGAATTAACCACCATGGGTTCTATCATCACACTCATTCTCTGACAGGGTACATATATGCTGCTACCGTCTGAACATTTCTGGACAATCCAAATCTGATTATTTTCACTGTTTGCGTCACAGTGATGATTTAAGTCCCCATATTGGATCAGCAGATCatgaatttcttcttttttacagtttggaTTTGGCTCTCCTGTAtattgcagtggtttgggctcGTCTTCATGATCAAGACCAGCGCTGTTCATCACAGTATTCATGAGATCACTCACTAAACTTTCACTTGATTCACACTTCATTTTATCAGATTTCATATTAATATCCTGCAAGTCACTGATGTGTTCTGTCTTAAGGTATCCTCCATCATCAGTCtctgttttgatttggtcaGGCTGCAGATGGGCTACACATCCCAGCTCTTTATCATCTATGTTCACAGTCTCAAAAAGATCTccagtgtgggtggagcccagatcagtttctgttttaatcagtgatgtgtgtgtgtggtgtacatcactgaccccgctgtgtgctgtaacacactctggctccagtgtgttgagtcctggtgcagcacactctgtctctgactctgccatgtggacagactccagtccactgagttcctcttctttctgtctggtCCTGTGCTGGtcagtgagctctggtagtgttgtctcagtgtcctgtctcagacagactcctgcctGCATCATACTGCTGCTCAAAGGTGTGCAGAAGTGCCGCTCCTGGAGGGAAACAGGGGAAGGGATTTAGCCTTAATCAAACAGGTCCTACTGCAGCAGCTGGCACCAGGGACCCTTAAATTATAGCATTTCGCGAGTTGGTATTGTAAAAGACAGTTAACCCGTGTTCATATAAATCCCTTGCCAGCTGCCTATGTGAGTATTGCTAGCTACTAAACCCATGGTAATGAGGAGCAAATGCTATATTACAAGATAAGTTACACGGGGCTTTCCGTTTCCCACTGTTTCTGTGAGTCCCAgacatagaccgtataaaaacaGGTCCCAAACGGCAGCGAGTTCGCGGTAGTTGGGGTTTACGGCCTGTAGCTAGATAACTGCTGAGGCGATTCGCCGCCCAATAACTACTTTCTTAGTAAACTCGCGCTGAAGTTTAGCATACTTACCCTATGCAGTAGTTCTCTTGAACTTCCCATTTCGACAGTTTCTTCATTTGGCGCCCATATTGTCGGAAAAGCACCCGCCTTCAACTTAAGTCGGCTTACCAGCCCGGCTTTCCACTGACCATAGTTGCAGTAGTCCTCCGCCTTGAAATGAGCACTGCACACCACGGTGTGCATCGACCCACCTTTCCAGTTCACCCTTTTCATCTTTACAAAATCTTCCCATTTCTTGGCCAAAATGACATCTTTTGGCCATTTGTGTACAGATGCGTCAGTGTGAGAAGAGTTTTTGCATCCTAATACCACACATGTGTGAACCATTTTACCTATCGTTAccgtcttcttcttctcctccttctcctccttctcctcctcctcctctgctgcttcttcttcttcttgtagGATTTCCGTCAGTTTTGACGCTTCGAGGCTTATTAGTGCCCTCCACTGGTCTATTAGTCAAactcataatttttaaaataatacaaataaagtgaagtaacaaatgaaaataataaataaataaataacaatttacTCAATAGATCCTCAACCTAAATCCGTGAAAATAATCCAGTAGGTAACAAAAATGCCACTGCTTTCTTTTAAATTAGTTCCCGATTCTTTATatctttattcttatttttataatatttattctttatttattctttataccaagcaaagttttaaaataaaaagaagaaactcCTAATTCTGAGGAATCTTTGAATAATACCCTCCTCTCTTTCGTATATTTCTTACATGTTATAATAACATGCTGAACTGTCTCAGGCAGTTGCAGTAGTTGAGCAGTTCGCGGTTTACTTTAATTTGTGGGGAATAATCCAgagattgtaaaaaaaaaaaaaaaaatcacagttgaaatgttgccccatccctgcacttctcggtaaattgtattcgtcctaatactgtagcttattcttctgcctagtttggctttgcagacgttagaccaggatagtgttcattgttctcggctagaaatagctgtacaaactaagtaattgtaccttactgaacccgtgttcagcagttgtctacgatcatgaaaatgcacttttgtacgtcgctttggataaaagcgtctgccaaatgaatgtaatgtaatgtaatgaccagagactgtaaaaaataatgacttgctgaaactgaaccagagactgtaaaaaatatggacaaagctactgtgacgtcacccattgcctctccgtgggtctgtaaaacacgttttgaagctcaatggcgggcgcggccatgttctcgatttggagccaaaaccatagagttaagcggtcttgtgatttttacaatgtgattgacagtccggtgcggaaaagcccatcaacctgaacgaacgattgcagaacgaacttgaggctagctgactgtctgccgttatgttttaaaatatatgatcaaatgtttacggagtttaatttccatccgtgactgtactgtgtcatgtaatcacgttg
Protein-coding sequences here:
- the LOC135249293 gene encoding zinc finger protein 721-like is translated as MVHTCVVLGCKNSSHTDASVHKWPKDVILAKKWEDFVKMKRVNWKGGSMHTVVCSAHFKAEDYCNYGQWKAGLVSRLKLKAGAFPTIWAPNEETVEMGSSRELLHRERHFCTPLSSSMMQAGVCLRQDTETTLPELTDQHRTRQKEEELSGLESVHMAESETECAAPGLNTLEPECVTAHSGVSDVHHTHTSLIKTETDLGSTHTGDLFETVNIDDKELGCVAHLQPDQIKTETDDGGYLKTEHISDLQDINMKSDKMKCESSESLVSDLMNTVMNSAGLDHEDEPKPLQYTGEPNPNCKKEEIHDLLIQYGDLNHHCDANSENNQIWIVQKCSDGSSIYVPCQRMSVMIEPMVVNSRKMPGLLNFFQKNRINAGEKPYKCPYCEKCFKAKWGLNQHLRIHTGQKLNRCTHCEKCFTSKSSLKAHLRIHTGEKPYKCIQCGKCFSQISNLNCHQKNHTGEKPYKCPYCDKCFKTKWYLIQHLRIHTGQKLYRCTHCEKCFNTKFGLKIHLRIHSGENLYKCTQCQKCFIAKSSLSRHLRIHIGVKPYKCSQCGKCFREKYDLNKHLKIHTGQKLNRCTHCEKCFTSKSSLKAHLRIHTGEKPYKCIQCGKCFSRVANLNCHQRIHTDEKPYKCPYCEKCFKTKWYLNEHLKIHTGEKPYKCIQCGKCFPRIANLNCHQRSHTDEKPYKCPKCAKCFKTKWYLNDHLRIHTGEMPYKCIQCGKCFPRIANLNCHQRSHTDEKPYKCPYCEKCFKTKWYLNDHLRIHTGEKPYKCIQCGKCFPRIANLNCHQRIHTDEKPYKCPNCEKCFKTKSYLNDHLRIHTGQKLNRCTHCEKRFSSKFGLKIHLKIHSGENLYKCTQCPKCFTAKSSLSRHLRIHIGVKPYKCSQCGKCFNEKFDLKTHMRIHTGEKPYKCTQCEKCFRTKSDFSTHLRIHTGEKPYKCTQCEKCFNAKSSLNTHVRIHTGEKPYKCSECGKCFAKKSHLNIHQRIHTGEKPYTCTQCGKGFSTIFHLNTHLKIHTGEKPYKCTQCEKCFNAKSSLNTHLRIHTGEKPYKCSQCGKCFAKKSHLNIHHRIHTGEKPYKCTQCGKGFSTTFHLNTHMRIHTGEKPYKCSQCEKCFTAKSSLNAHLRIHTGEKPFRCTQCGKCFSTISPLNIHQKVHTGEKLYKCVQCEKCFYTKSSLDIHLRIHTGEKPYKCIQCEKCFNAKSSLQTHLRIHTGEKPFKCAQCGKCFSTVSPLNIHQKKIHTGEKPHKCTQCEKCFYTKYSLDLHLRIHTGEKPYKCTHCGKCFAQMSNLSSHLRIHSSEQPKTCS